A genomic region of Arachis stenosperma cultivar V10309 chromosome 9, arast.V10309.gnm1.PFL2, whole genome shotgun sequence contains the following coding sequences:
- the LOC130950897 gene encoding uncharacterized protein LOC130950897, whose translation MAWWSGLRELKPLLHLLLPLSIHWVAEEMTVSVLVDVTTSALCPRHTTCSKAIYINGLQQTVVGIFKMVVLPLLGQLSDEHGRKPLLLITMSTTIIPFALLAWNQSEGFVYAYYVLRTISFIISQGSIFCISAAYVADVISESKRAAVFGWITGLFSASHVLGNFLARFLPQSYIFMVSIALLIFCPVYMQFFLIETVKVAPRKNHESGCCMKVVDFLNQRYKSMRKAAEIVMFSPTLRGMAIVTFFYKLGMSGINSVLLYYLKAVFGFNKNQFSELLMMVGIGSIFSQIVVLPILNPLVGEKVILCSALLASIAYAWLYGLAWASWVPYLSASFGVIYILVKPATYAIISKASSSVNQGKAQSFIGGTQSISHLPSPIAMTPLTSWFLSTYAPFDCKGFSIICASICMIISLCFACLLKPDDHSCSSDDDIENNQQTALLSEE comes from the exons ATGGCATGGTGGAGTGGGCTAAGGGAGCTAAAGCCTTTGCTTCACTTGCTGCTTCCACTTAGCATCCATTGGGTTGCTGAAGAAATGACCGTTTCTGTTCTTGTTGATGTCACCACTTCTGCTCTCTGTCCTCGTCACACTACTTGCTCCAAAGCCatttacatcaatggccttcaACAAACG GTTGTTGGAATTTTCAAGATGGTGGTTCTTCCACTACTTGGTCAGCTTTCGGATGAACATGGCCGTAAGCCTTTGCTTCTCATTACCATGTCAACTACTATTATTCCTTTTG CTTTACTTGCCTGGAATCAATCTGAGGGATTTGTCTATGCTTACTATGTTCTTCGAACAATTTCATTTATAATCAGTCAAGGGAGCATTTTCTGCATTTCTGCTGCATATGTG GCAGATGTTATCAGTGAAAGCAAAAGAGCAGCTGTATTTGGTTGGATTACTGGCCTGTTTTCTGCTTCACATGTTCTTGGGAATTTCCTTGCTCGGTTTCTTCCCCAAAGCTACATTTTCATG GTTTCAATAGCACTCTTGATATTTTGTCCTGTTTATATGCAATTCTTCCTCATTGAGACAGTGAAAGTTGCTCCGAGAAAGAATCATGAGTCAGGATGCTGCATGAAGGTAGTTGATTTTCTCAACCAGAGATACAAATCTATGAGAAAAGCTGCAGAAATAGTCATGTTCAg TCCAACATTGAGGGGCATGGCTATTGTCACCTTCTTTTACAAGTTGGGAATGTCAGGCATAAACAGTGTTTTACTG TACTATTTGAAAGCCGTTTTCGGTTTCAACAAAAATCAGTTCTCAGAACTTCTGATGATGGTTGGAATTGGTTCAATATTTTCTCAG ATAGTGGTGCTTCCCATACTAAATCCACTGGTTGGAGAGAAAGTGATACTTTGCTCTGCATTGCTTGCATCAATAGCATAT GCATGGCTCTATGGATTAGCATGGGCATCTTGG GTACCATACTTGAGTGCCTCTTTTGGTGTCATCTATATCCTTGTAAAACCCGCT ACATATGCTATTATCTCAAAAGCATCAAGCTCAGTCAATCAG GGAAAAGCACAAAGTTTTATTGGTGGAACACAATCTATATCACATTTACCATCACCTATTGCTATGACTCCTTTGACTT CATGGTTTCTATCTACATATGCTCCTTTTGATTGCAAAGGTTTCAGTATTATATGTGCATCAATATGCATG ATAATTTCACTTTGTTTTGCTTGCCTGCTGAAGCCCGATGATCATAGTTGCTCAAGTGATGATGACATCGAGAACAACCAGCAAACCGCTCTTCTTAGTGAAGAGTAA
- the LOC130950773 gene encoding organelle RRM domain-containing protein 2, mitochondrial-like produces the protein MMAFFSGAQRFLRQSSFVVASHFTSTRFTSTLTSPKLFISGLSRLTTDEKLTEAFSPFGQLLEAKVITDRASGRSKGYGFVTYATIEDAEKARAGMNAKFIDGWVIFVDPAKPREPRPPQQPQSQPSGAGFTVNKTIGWCG, from the exons ATGATGGCGTTCTTCAGTGGAGCTCAACGATTTCTCCGCCAGTCTTCTTTTGTTGTGGCCTCCCACTTCACCTCTACTCGTTTCACTTCGACTCTTACTTCCCCAAAACTCTTCATCAGCG GTCTTTCAAGACTGACAACAGATGAAAAACTTACTGAAGCGTTTTCTCCTTTTGGGCAGCTGCTTGAAG CAAAGGTTATAACCGATAGAGCCTCTGGACGATCAAAGGGATATGGATTTGTAACTTATGCGACCATAGAAGATGCTGAAAAGGCGAGAGCCGGAATGAATGCTAAATTTATTGATGGATGGGTTATATTTGTTGATCCTGCCAAACCAAGAGAGCCCAGACCTCCTCAGCAGCCACAGTCTCAGCCCTCTGGAGCTGGTTTCACGGTTAACAAGACAATTGGATGGTGTGGTTGA